One Cyanobium sp. AMD-g genomic window carries:
- a CDS encoding polysaccharide biosynthesis/export family protein has translation MTEVYNDLYVLGPGDGLQLTFTDPSAVAIGGPVVILPDGTSTLSLLGSVQLTGLTIGQATRWLTSLYAKQLVRPELILSLTTPRPVKVTIIGEVGRPGLYPLPSYSTPVSAIQTAGGVTLNADIRKVLLRRLAGPDGSQKQTVLDLAQVFQVGNQRQNPILFDGDTIVIARTEDLIPEEVLQIGATNLAPATITVSVIGEVRSPGTISVPANTPLAEAIFRAGGAQNWRANKNDIQLVRLNRNGTTTREVFSYRDGLGVSKGLNPPLRDRDTIIVNRTFYAEALDVINQVIVPLSQAASSYYFFRDTFNGNNNNNFR, from the coding sequence GTGACCGAGGTTTACAACGATCTTTACGTTCTCGGACCAGGGGACGGTCTCCAACTCACTTTCACCGACCCTTCCGCCGTGGCCATCGGTGGTCCGGTCGTCATCCTTCCTGACGGGACCTCCACCCTTTCCCTGCTGGGATCGGTCCAGTTGACAGGTCTGACCATCGGTCAGGCCACCCGTTGGCTGACTTCCCTGTATGCCAAGCAGCTGGTACGGCCTGAACTCATCCTCAGCCTGACCACTCCCCGGCCCGTCAAGGTCACCATCATCGGTGAGGTTGGCCGCCCGGGTCTTTATCCCTTGCCCTCCTATTCCACCCCGGTTTCCGCCATCCAGACGGCCGGTGGGGTGACCCTGAACGCGGATATCCGCAAGGTGTTGCTCCGCCGCCTTGCCGGGCCAGACGGCAGCCAGAAGCAGACCGTCCTCGATCTGGCCCAGGTGTTCCAGGTGGGCAACCAGCGCCAGAACCCCATTCTTTTCGACGGTGACACCATCGTCATCGCCCGCACCGAAGATCTGATTCCCGAGGAAGTTCTTCAGATCGGTGCGACGAACCTGGCTCCTGCCACCATCACCGTTTCGGTGATCGGTGAAGTGAGGAGCCCTGGCACCATCAGCGTGCCCGCCAACACCCCTTTGGCTGAAGCCATTTTCCGTGCTGGTGGCGCACAGAACTGGCGAGCCAACAAGAACGACATCCAGCTCGTCAGACTCAACCGCAACGGCACCACCACCCGTGAAGTGTTCAGTTACAGAGATGGGCTCGGTGTCTCCAAGGGGCTGAATCCACCCCTGCGGGACAGGGACACGATCATCGTGAACCGCACCTTCTACGCCGAAGCCCTCGACGTCATCAATCAGGTCATCGTTCCCCTCAGTCAGGCTGCCAGCTCCTATTATTTCTTCCGAGATACATTTAACGGCAACAACAACAACAATTTCCGCTGA